One genomic window of Actinoalloteichus hoggarensis includes the following:
- a CDS encoding HAD-IB family hydrolase: MTAQDTVERSDSPTRIAAFFDLDKTVIAKSSTLAFSRPFFQQGLINRRAVLKSAYAQFLMLAGADEDQLDRMRAHITSLCTGWDVAQVRAIVEETLHDVVDPLVYKEATQLIADHREQGHDVVLVSSSGEEVVEPIARMLDITHFAGTRMTVTDGVYTGELDFHCHGRQKAAALTAIAERNGYRLADSHAYSDSISDLPFLEAVGHPTAVNPDRALRKEVVQRGWPMLTFDHTVSLRARIPTPSGATVTAAAIGLSAVAAAGVAWYGHRRLRRRRGD, from the coding sequence GTGACGGCTCAGGACACGGTCGAACGGAGCGACTCCCCCACGCGGATCGCCGCCTTCTTCGACCTCGACAAGACGGTGATCGCGAAGTCGAGCACGCTCGCCTTCAGCAGACCGTTCTTCCAGCAGGGTCTGATCAACCGCCGGGCAGTGCTCAAGAGCGCCTACGCACAGTTCCTCATGCTGGCGGGCGCCGACGAGGACCAGTTGGACCGGATGCGGGCCCACATCACCTCGCTCTGCACCGGCTGGGACGTGGCGCAGGTTCGCGCGATCGTCGAGGAGACGTTGCACGACGTCGTCGACCCGCTCGTCTACAAGGAGGCGACCCAGCTCATCGCCGACCATCGAGAGCAGGGCCATGACGTGGTGCTGGTGTCCTCCTCCGGGGAGGAGGTCGTCGAGCCGATCGCCAGGATGCTCGACATCACGCATTTCGCGGGCACCCGGATGACCGTGACCGACGGCGTGTACACCGGCGAGCTCGACTTCCACTGTCACGGTCGACAGAAGGCCGCCGCGCTGACCGCCATCGCCGAGCGCAACGGCTACCGCCTCGCCGACTCCCACGCCTACTCCGACTCGATCAGCGATCTGCCGTTCTTGGAGGCGGTCGGTCATCCGACGGCCGTCAACCCCGACCGTGCGCTGCGCAAGGAAGTCGTCCAGCGCGGCTGGCCGATGCTGACCTTCGATCACACCGTGTCACTACGAGCCCGAATCCCCACTCCGTCGGGTGCCACGGTCACGGCTGCGGCGATCGGGCTCAGCGCCGTGGCGGCGGCCGGGGTCGCCTGGTACGGACATCGTCGGCTTCGCCGTCGACGCGGGGACTGA
- the ssd gene encoding septum site-determining protein Ssd gives MQNDRVLVLTRDGDLLDELLRMAAAAGCEVERLPDAVAARKPWKTTPLVVLDAVSVIEVAEASLPRRAGVVVVCVSPPAEDVWRCAVTLGACAVLMVPRDEDRIVAAFADAVERPSRRGTVLAVLGGRGGAGASVFATALARVSAGRSERVLLMDGDPAGGGLDLLLGAEERTGLRWSGLGTVGGRLAATTLRAALPSQEIGDGTVTVLSCDRADGGGPTTDGVEAVVTTACRSGDTVVCDLPRSLPAPAIAALTKADLAVIVVPAEVRACASAAALLARLRVHDPPLRLVVRGPSPGGLTSGDVQRALGVPVAAAMRPEPGLAAALEHGGLRMRSDGPLAKSAATVLDLVRQNGPRGAT, from the coding sequence ATGCAGAACGATCGAGTCTTGGTGCTCACCCGCGACGGCGACCTGCTGGACGAGTTGCTCCGGATGGCTGCTGCGGCCGGCTGCGAGGTCGAACGCCTGCCCGACGCGGTCGCCGCCCGTAAGCCGTGGAAGACGACCCCGCTGGTCGTGCTCGACGCGGTGAGCGTGATCGAGGTGGCCGAGGCGAGCCTGCCCCGTCGTGCGGGCGTCGTCGTGGTCTGTGTGTCACCGCCCGCAGAGGACGTCTGGCGATGCGCCGTGACCCTCGGTGCCTGTGCGGTCCTGATGGTGCCGAGAGACGAGGACCGGATCGTCGCGGCGTTCGCCGACGCCGTCGAGCGCCCGAGCAGACGTGGCACGGTCCTGGCCGTGCTGGGCGGCCGAGGCGGAGCAGGCGCCTCCGTGTTCGCGACCGCTCTCGCCAGGGTATCGGCAGGTCGCTCCGAGCGAGTGCTGCTCATGGACGGCGATCCGGCAGGCGGCGGGCTCGATCTGCTGTTGGGCGCGGAGGAACGAACCGGACTGCGATGGTCCGGGCTCGGGACGGTCGGCGGACGCCTGGCTGCCACCACCCTGCGGGCGGCCCTGCCCAGTCAGGAGATCGGCGACGGCACGGTGACGGTCCTGTCCTGCGATCGGGCCGATGGCGGCGGTCCCACGACCGACGGCGTCGAGGCCGTCGTCACGACCGCCTGCCGATCCGGTGACACGGTCGTCTGCGACCTGCCTCGCTCGCTGCCCGCACCGGCGATCGCGGCGTTGACCAAGGCCGATCTCGCCGTGATCGTCGTTCCGGCGGAGGTCCGCGCGTGCGCCTCGGCGGCCGCCCTGCTCGCTCGCCTTCGGGTCCACGACCCGCCGCTGCGGCTTGTGGTGCGCGGACCCTCGCCGGGCGGCCTCACCTCTGGCGACGTGCAGCGCGCTCTCGGCGTTCCGGTAGCGGCGGCGATGCGTCCGGAACCCGGCCTCGCCGCCGCGCTCGAACACGGCGGGCTGCGGATGCGCTCCGACGGACCGCTGGCGAAGTCCGCCGCCACGGTCCTCGACCTCGTACGGCAGAACGGGCCGAGAGGCGCGACATGA
- a CDS encoding TadA family conjugal transfer-associated ATPase, protein MDADLVDRVRRRLAELDSVITPAVVADAVRREAGGVLGDTEVLYALRLLRDELVGAGPLEGLLRQPDVTDVLVTGAGEVWVDRGGGLSRASARFADEHAVRRLAHRLAAAAGRRLDDAQPFVDAWLPAGLGIGDVRLHAVIPPIAAGGTCLSLRVLRPAVHDLATLTAMGTFSAEVEGLLRALIEARLAFVIVGGTGSGKSTLLGALLSIVSASERVVCVEDAGELRPRHPHFVSLVARQANVEGAGGVTLRDLVRQALRMRPDRLVVGEVRGPEICDLLAAFNTGHDGGSGTMHANSPGEVPARMEALAALGGLDRPALHSQLAAAVQVVLHMARGPAGSRRLESIGLLLREGDQVRVVDAWRRDGEPAAGHVALRRLLHGRGVRTPW, encoded by the coding sequence GTGGACGCCGATCTGGTGGACCGTGTACGACGCAGGCTCGCGGAGCTCGACTCGGTGATCACTCCGGCCGTCGTCGCTGATGCCGTTCGACGTGAGGCAGGCGGCGTGCTCGGTGACACGGAGGTGCTGTACGCCCTCCGGCTGCTTCGCGACGAGCTCGTCGGCGCGGGCCCGCTGGAGGGACTGCTGAGACAGCCCGACGTCACCGACGTCCTGGTCACCGGAGCCGGCGAGGTGTGGGTCGATCGTGGCGGAGGGCTCAGTCGAGCATCGGCGCGGTTCGCCGATGAGCACGCCGTCCGGCGGCTCGCACATCGGCTCGCGGCCGCGGCGGGGCGCAGACTCGACGACGCGCAGCCGTTCGTGGATGCGTGGCTGCCCGCCGGGCTCGGGATCGGTGACGTCCGGCTGCACGCCGTCATCCCGCCCATCGCGGCCGGCGGGACCTGCCTGTCCTTGCGGGTGCTGCGACCCGCCGTCCACGACCTGGCCACCCTGACCGCGATGGGCACCTTCTCCGCCGAGGTGGAAGGACTGCTGCGTGCGCTGATCGAGGCGCGTCTCGCCTTCGTCATCGTCGGCGGCACCGGCTCGGGGAAGAGCACGCTGCTCGGCGCCCTGCTGAGCATCGTGTCCGCCAGCGAGCGGGTGGTGTGCGTGGAGGATGCGGGTGAACTGCGGCCGCGACACCCCCACTTCGTGTCGCTGGTGGCTCGGCAGGCCAATGTCGAGGGCGCCGGCGGGGTGACGCTGCGCGATCTGGTTCGGCAGGCACTGCGAATGCGACCGGACCGGTTGGTGGTGGGCGAGGTGAGAGGGCCGGAGATCTGCGATCTCCTCGCCGCGTTCAACACGGGCCATGACGGCGGGTCCGGGACCATGCACGCCAACTCGCCGGGCGAGGTCCCGGCGCGGATGGAGGCCTTGGCCGCATTGGGCGGACTCGATCGCCCCGCGCTGCACAGTCAGCTCGCCGCGGCCGTACAGGTCGTACTGCACATGGCGCGGGGTCCGGCAGGCTCGCGCCGGCTCGAATCCATCGGACTGCTACTGCGCGAAGGAGATCAGGTACGTGTCGTCGATGCGTGGCGGCGGGACGGCGAACCCGCAGCGGGGCACGTCGCGTTGCGCAGGCTCCTGCACGGCAGAGGGGTGCGGACGCCATGGTGA